A section of the Pimelobacter simplex genome encodes:
- a CDS encoding serine/threonine-protein kinase produces MSAGACTQPGCTGSIVDGYCDVCGMPGTGGTSTPAATASAPASAPASPPVSTPGSTLTGATVSTSPRAVPAPNGSPCQQPGCTGKILDGYCDVCGTPAVPGARVAEAAAIAESQPLSGREGTSATAASRVQSAAIGSKRAGASGTSSTRRTRTGSQRMRSARLGAGLTVVPPAPPVDAARAIMADPQVPEDKRSCAKCGNAVGRGIDGTPGRSEGFCPNCGQPFSFTPKLQPGDLVAGQYEVAGALAHGGLGWIYLGRDRNVSNRWVVLKGLLNSGDPDALAAAIAEQQFLAQVEHPLIVEIYNFVTHEGAGYIVMEYVGGKSIKQILKERMSANGGQYDALPVDQALAYILELLPAFQYLHDLGLVYCDFKPDNMIQVGDAMKLIDLGGVRRIDDEESAIYGTVGYQAPEVAEVGPSVASDIYTIGRTLVVLCMEFRGYQGTYLHSLPPVDSTPLFQQNDSLYQLIAKCCAPDPADRFASVDEMRTQVLGVLREVVARRRQGTASTSAASVLFESPATARPITGWSQLPALREDTTDAQYSWLSTIGDDDPKRRLADLESAPEDSAEVWLARARAALDLGDPVLAKGHAQRLLTDDPWEWRALWVEGLAAVQAEDWETAKASFNAVYQQVPGELAPKLALAFACERGGLPEVAEGLYQVCASTDAAYVPPAAFGMARVRAARQDTVGAVAALDLVPTTSRGYTESRQLRAEVLLSGGAHDITVLDQAMRTIEASSVDQQTRQQFTVRILTEALPVVSQAANAVPAGTKIGAVTATEAGVRDGLENALRLLARDAVDLKERVNLVNQANAVRNWSLT; encoded by the coding sequence ATGAGCGCAGGCGCCTGCACCCAGCCCGGCTGCACGGGCAGCATCGTCGACGGCTACTGCGACGTGTGCGGCATGCCCGGCACCGGCGGTACGTCGACCCCCGCCGCCACGGCGAGCGCCCCCGCGAGCGCCCCCGCGAGCCCGCCGGTCAGCACCCCCGGCAGCACCCTGACCGGTGCGACGGTCAGCACCTCCCCGCGCGCGGTCCCCGCTCCCAACGGCAGCCCGTGCCAGCAGCCCGGCTGCACCGGCAAGATCCTCGACGGCTACTGCGACGTCTGCGGCACCCCGGCCGTGCCGGGGGCCCGGGTCGCCGAGGCGGCCGCGATCGCCGAGTCCCAGCCGCTCTCGGGTCGCGAGGGCACCTCGGCGACGGCGGCGAGCCGGGTCCAGTCCGCGGCGATCGGCTCCAAGCGCGCCGGCGCCAGCGGTACGTCGTCCACCCGGCGCACCCGCACCGGCTCCCAGCGGATGCGCTCCGCGCGCCTCGGCGCCGGCCTCACCGTCGTCCCGCCCGCGCCGCCGGTCGACGCGGCCCGCGCGATCATGGCCGACCCGCAGGTGCCCGAGGACAAGCGCAGCTGCGCCAAGTGCGGCAACGCGGTCGGCCGCGGCATCGACGGGACGCCGGGGCGCAGCGAAGGCTTCTGCCCCAACTGCGGCCAGCCATTCTCGTTCACCCCCAAGCTCCAGCCGGGCGACCTGGTCGCCGGTCAGTACGAGGTCGCCGGCGCGCTCGCCCACGGCGGCCTCGGCTGGATCTACCTCGGCCGCGACCGCAACGTCTCCAACCGCTGGGTCGTGCTCAAGGGCCTGCTCAACTCCGGCGACCCCGACGCGCTCGCCGCGGCCATCGCCGAGCAGCAGTTCCTCGCCCAGGTCGAGCACCCGCTCATCGTCGAGATCTACAACTTCGTCACCCACGAGGGTGCCGGCTACATCGTCATGGAGTACGTCGGCGGCAAGTCGATCAAGCAGATCCTCAAGGAGCGGATGTCGGCCAACGGCGGCCAGTACGACGCCCTGCCGGTCGACCAGGCGCTCGCCTACATCCTCGAGCTGCTGCCGGCGTTCCAGTACCTGCACGACCTCGGCCTGGTCTACTGCGACTTCAAGCCCGACAACATGATCCAGGTCGGCGACGCGATGAAGCTCATCGACCTCGGCGGCGTCCGGCGCATCGACGACGAGGAGTCGGCGATCTACGGCACGGTCGGGTACCAGGCACCCGAGGTCGCCGAGGTCGGCCCGTCGGTCGCCTCGGACATCTACACGATCGGCCGCACGCTGGTCGTGCTGTGCATGGAGTTCCGCGGCTACCAGGGCACCTACCTGCACAGCCTGCCGCCGGTCGACAGCACGCCGCTGTTCCAGCAGAACGACTCGCTCTACCAGCTCATCGCCAAGTGCTGCGCGCCCGACCCGGCCGACCGGTTCGCCTCGGTCGACGAGATGCGCACCCAGGTGCTCGGCGTCCTGCGCGAGGTGGTCGCCCGCCGCCGCCAGGGCACGGCGAGCACGTCGGCCGCCTCGGTGCTCTTCGAGTCGCCCGCCACGGCCCGGCCGATCACCGGCTGGAGCCAGCTGCCCGCGCTGCGCGAGGACACCACCGACGCCCAGTACAGCTGGCTGAGCACCATCGGCGACGACGACCCCAAGCGGCGCCTGGCCGACCTGGAGTCCGCGCCCGAGGACTCCGCCGAGGTCTGGCTGGCCCGGGCCCGCGCGGCGCTCGACCTCGGGGACCCGGTGCTCGCCAAGGGCCACGCCCAGCGGCTGCTCACCGACGACCCGTGGGAGTGGCGGGCGCTGTGGGTCGAGGGCCTCGCCGCCGTCCAGGCCGAGGACTGGGAGACCGCCAAGGCCTCGTTCAACGCCGTCTACCAGCAGGTCCCCGGTGAGCTGGCGCCCAAGCTGGCGCTGGCGTTCGCCTGCGAGCGCGGTGGCCTGCCCGAGGTCGCCGAGGGGCTCTACCAGGTGTGCGCGTCGACCGACGCGGCGTACGTGCCGCCGGCCGCCTTCGGGATGGCCCGGGTCCGCGCGGCCCGCCAGGACACCGTCGGTGCCGTCGCGGCGCTCGACCTGGTCCCGACCACGAGCCGCGGCTACACCGAGAGCCGCCAGCTGCGGGCCGAGGTGCTGCTCTCCGGCGGTGCGCACGACATCACCGTGCTCGACCAGGCGATGCGCACGATCGAGGCCTCCAGCGTCGACCAGCAGACCCGCCAGCAGTTCACGGTGCGGATCCTCACCGAGGCGCTGCCCGTGGTCAGCCAGGCCGCCAACGCCGTCCCCGCCGGTACCAAGATCGGCGCGGTCACCGCGACCGAGGCGGGCGTGCGCGACGGGCTCGAGAACGCCCTGCGCCTGCTCGCCCGCGACGCCGTCGACCTCAAGGAGCGGGTGAACCTGGTCAACCAGGCCAACGCCGTCCGGAACTGGAGCCTCACGTGA
- a CDS encoding glutamate ABC transporter substrate-binding protein: MNRSRPLAATLAVAALLLAACGYDATPVPKPKAADATTASSSKPVQCDNPTQSYAPSNDRAKAVADLKHKGRLVVGVSGDTFQMGFSDPTDGELKGFDIDFAKAIAKALGVTLDLRVISAADRTELLKNGTIDMVARNMTVNCERWEQVAFSSVYYNATQKVLVRKDQAASYQGPESLADKKVCAPTATTSLTRIEEVAPAADPIGAKNHTGCLILFQKGDVDAITGDDTVLAGLAAQDPYAVVPPQQTKLSDEPYGLAFDKNAVDLVRYANSVLQDMRTDGAWQKAYTTWLKPYLKVDIAPPAPVYGR; encoded by the coding sequence GTGAACCGGTCCCGGCCCTTGGCCGCCACCCTGGCGGTCGCCGCCCTCCTGCTCGCGGCCTGCGGCTACGACGCGACCCCGGTCCCGAAGCCCAAAGCCGCCGACGCGACGACGGCGTCGTCCTCGAAGCCGGTCCAGTGCGACAACCCCACGCAGTCCTACGCCCCCAGCAACGACCGGGCCAAGGCCGTCGCCGACCTCAAGCACAAGGGGCGCCTGGTCGTCGGCGTCTCGGGTGACACCTTCCAGATGGGCTTCAGCGACCCGACCGACGGTGAGCTCAAGGGCTTCGACATCGATTTCGCCAAGGCCATCGCCAAGGCGCTGGGGGTGACCCTCGACCTGCGCGTCATCTCGGCCGCCGATCGCACGGAGCTCCTCAAGAACGGCACCATCGACATGGTCGCGCGCAACATGACCGTCAACTGCGAGCGCTGGGAGCAGGTCGCGTTCTCCTCGGTCTACTACAACGCGACCCAGAAGGTCCTGGTCCGCAAGGACCAGGCCGCGAGCTACCAGGGACCCGAGAGCCTGGCCGACAAGAAGGTCTGCGCACCCACGGCCACGACCAGCCTCACCCGGATCGAGGAGGTAGCGCCGGCCGCTGACCCGATCGGTGCCAAGAACCACACCGGCTGCCTGATCCTGTTCCAGAAGGGTGACGTCGACGCGATCACCGGTGACGACACCGTGCTCGCCGGGCTGGCCGCGCAGGACCCCTATGCGGTCGTACCTCCGCAGCAGACCAAGCTCTCCGACGAGCCCTACGGCCTGGCGTTCGACAAGAACGCCGTCGACCTGGTCCGGTACGCCAACTCGGTGCTCCAGGACATGCGGACCGACGGCGCGTGGCAGAAGGCCTACACGACGTGGCTCAAGCCCTACCTCAAGGTCGACATCGCGCCGCCTGCCCCGGTCTACGGCCGGTGA
- a CDS encoding AAA family ATPase has product MTSLADALDALVAAARKAGLDESAARAEGEAVAATVSERSRGAFVDWCAQTGRERSAEDHMLAAKRGNRFRAGPTPLMAALLLAKSADSADYAGALADVALAGSQLGEPGPDAVGAATTVTTAQLGGGASLTPSSAAPGAFDLPARQPVPGLGDQVLDQVRRVGDQVRRQLGALNTAAPTGTPPLPEPTEPEPAAADGVQTQAAEPAIPPAEEAKPEEPVKSVEELLAELDALIGLADVKGEIHRQAAVLRVEGLRKKAGLESPTITRHLVFNGNPGTGKTTVARLVAGIYRALGLLSQGQLVEVDRSELVAGYLGQTAAKTAEVVKSAEGGVLFIDEAYSLSGDQYGKEAIDTLVKEMEDKRDDLVVIVAGYPLPMAVFISENPGLESRFRTTIDFADYTDDELTAIFSSMVGAADYDAGEPVCERLREILAVTPRGPSFGNARFVRNLMEAAIGHHAWRLRDIAEPTLDELRTLLPEDLVADTELEPPAEAPPAEPVDPFPTPEEES; this is encoded by the coding sequence ATGACCTCCCTCGCCGACGCCCTCGACGCGCTCGTCGCCGCGGCCCGCAAGGCCGGGCTGGACGAGAGCGCCGCGCGCGCCGAGGGCGAGGCCGTCGCGGCCACCGTCTCCGAGCGCTCCCGGGGTGCCTTCGTCGACTGGTGCGCCCAGACCGGACGCGAGCGCTCGGCCGAGGACCACATGCTCGCCGCCAAGCGCGGCAACCGCTTCCGGGCCGGCCCGACGCCCCTCATGGCCGCGCTGCTGCTCGCCAAGTCGGCCGACTCCGCCGACTACGCCGGCGCGCTCGCCGACGTCGCCCTGGCCGGCTCCCAGCTCGGCGAGCCGGGCCCGGACGCCGTCGGCGCGGCCACCACCGTCACCACCGCCCAGCTCGGGGGAGGCGCGTCGCTGACGCCGTCCTCGGCCGCGCCGGGCGCGTTCGACCTGCCGGCCCGGCAACCGGTGCCCGGGCTCGGCGACCAGGTGCTCGACCAGGTACGCCGGGTGGGCGACCAGGTCCGCCGTCAGCTCGGCGCGCTCAACACCGCGGCGCCCACCGGCACGCCGCCGCTCCCGGAGCCGACCGAGCCCGAGCCCGCAGCCGCCGACGGCGTCCAGACCCAGGCGGCAGAGCCGGCCATCCCGCCCGCCGAGGAGGCGAAGCCCGAGGAGCCGGTCAAGTCGGTCGAGGAGCTCCTCGCCGAGCTCGACGCGCTCATCGGCCTGGCCGACGTCAAGGGCGAGATCCACCGCCAGGCCGCCGTCCTGCGCGTCGAGGGCCTGCGCAAGAAGGCCGGCCTGGAGTCGCCGACCATCACCCGCCACCTCGTCTTCAACGGCAACCCCGGCACCGGCAAGACCACGGTCGCGCGCCTGGTCGCCGGCATCTACCGCGCCCTCGGCCTGCTCTCCCAAGGCCAGCTCGTCGAGGTCGACCGCTCCGAGCTGGTCGCCGGCTACCTCGGCCAGACCGCCGCCAAGACCGCCGAGGTGGTCAAGTCCGCCGAGGGCGGCGTGCTCTTCATCGACGAGGCCTACTCGCTCTCCGGCGACCAGTACGGCAAGGAAGCCATCGACACCCTGGTCAAGGAGATGGAGGACAAGCGCGACGACCTCGTCGTCATCGTCGCCGGGTACCCCCTGCCGATGGCCGTCTTCATCTCCGAGAACCCCGGTCTCGAGAGCCGCTTCCGCACCACCATCGACTTCGCCGACTACACCGACGACGAGCTCACCGCGATCTTCTCCTCGATGGTCGGCGCCGCCGACTACGACGCCGGCGAGCCGGTCTGCGAGCGGCTCCGCGAGATCCTCGCCGTCACCCCGCGCGGCCCGTCGTTCGGCAACGCACGCTTCGTCCGCAACCTCATGGAGGCCGCCATCGGCCACCACGCCTGGCGCCTGCGCGACATCGCAGAGCCCACCCTCGACGAGCTGCGCACCCTCCTGCCCGAGGACCTCGTGGCCGACACCGAGCTCGAACCGCCCGCCGAGGCCCCACCGGCCGAACCGGTCGACCCGTTCCCCACTCCCGAGGAGGAGTCGTGA
- a CDS encoding toxic anion resistance protein yields the protein MTTDGSQAAAPEPTPLAPPEPVITLTAPEAPAPVVETQAPKMAPQVEATMVPELDAKVDSFLTSLTNTKAGSPEFAAQAENVRTMGSADIRKAAETSNRMLDKPVSALKQGGIAQGSDVGKTLLALRRTVEDLDPGQATGVKKWWDKLPFNDKVEDYFRKYQSSQSQLNGILHSLRSGQDELTRDNVALNLEKTNLWGVMGRLNQYIYVAEKLDAKLSAKIAELELSDPETAKTLSQDVLFYVRQKHQDLLTQLAVSIQAYLAIDIIIKNNIELIKGVDRATTTTISALRTAVIVAQALNNQKLVLDQITALNTTTSAMIQRTSEMLKENSAAIQEQAASSTIGMEQLQAAFANIYATMDSIDEFKLKALDNMSTTIGVLETEVQKSKAYLERVQQHDARNAAGTLDIG from the coding sequence ATGACCACCGACGGTTCCCAGGCTGCCGCCCCCGAGCCCACCCCGCTCGCACCCCCCGAGCCCGTCATCACGCTCACCGCGCCCGAGGCTCCGGCCCCGGTCGTGGAGACCCAGGCGCCCAAGATGGCGCCCCAGGTCGAGGCGACGATGGTGCCCGAGCTCGACGCGAAGGTCGACAGCTTCCTGACGTCGCTGACCAACACCAAGGCGGGGAGCCCGGAGTTCGCGGCGCAGGCCGAGAACGTGCGCACGATGGGCTCCGCCGACATCCGCAAGGCGGCCGAGACCTCCAACCGGATGCTCGACAAGCCGGTCAGCGCGCTCAAGCAGGGCGGCATCGCCCAGGGCTCCGACGTCGGCAAGACCCTGCTCGCGCTGCGGCGTACCGTCGAGGACCTCGACCCGGGCCAGGCCACCGGCGTCAAGAAGTGGTGGGACAAGCTGCCCTTCAACGACAAGGTCGAGGACTACTTCCGCAAGTACCAGTCCTCCCAGAGCCAGCTCAACGGCATCCTGCACTCGCTGCGCAGTGGCCAGGACGAGCTGACCCGCGACAACGTCGCCCTCAACCTCGAGAAGACCAACCTCTGGGGCGTGATGGGCCGGCTCAACCAGTACATCTACGTCGCCGAGAAGCTCGACGCCAAGCTCTCGGCCAAGATCGCCGAGCTCGAGCTGAGCGACCCCGAGACGGCCAAGACGCTCTCCCAGGACGTGCTCTTCTACGTCCGCCAGAAGCACCAGGACCTGCTCACCCAGCTCGCGGTCTCGATCCAGGCCTACCTGGCGATCGACATCATCATCAAGAACAACATCGAGCTCATCAAGGGCGTCGACCGGGCCACCACGACGACCATCTCCGCGCTGCGGACCGCGGTCATCGTCGCCCAGGCGCTCAACAACCAGAAGCTCGTGCTCGACCAGATCACCGCGCTCAACACCACGACCTCGGCGATGATCCAGCGCACCTCGGAGATGCTCAAGGAGAACTCCGCGGCGATCCAGGAGCAGGCCGCGTCGTCCACGATCGGCATGGAGCAGCTGCAGGCCGCGTTCGCCAACATCTACGCGACCATGGACTCCATCGACGAGTTCAAGCTCAAGGCGCTCGACAACATGTCCACGACGATCGGCGTCCTCGAGACCGAGGTGCAGAAGTCGAAGGCCTACCTCGAGCGGGTCCAGCAGCACGACGCCCGCAACGCCGCCGGCACCCTCGACATCGGCTGA
- the yczE gene encoding membrane protein YczE has protein sequence MTTVQLADLGPLTQLRAGRLPRRLVQLYVGLWLYGVSLALMVLGDIGLAPWDVLHSGVIRHIPITLGQAVVLFSFVVLVFWIPLREKPGLGTISNALVVGISADVTLGTFDAPEPMAARIALMVGGIVLCGLATALYIGAQLGRGPRDGLMTGLARRTGLSIRLVRTGLEVTVVVLGLLLGGTLGLGTVVFALTIGPITQWLLPWFIVDLPGTAQVGGIPEPDPDLPR, from the coding sequence ATGACCACCGTCCAGCTCGCCGACCTCGGACCGCTCACCCAGCTCCGCGCGGGACGCCTGCCCCGCCGTCTCGTGCAGCTGTACGTCGGCCTGTGGCTCTACGGCGTCAGCCTGGCCCTGATGGTGCTCGGCGACATCGGTCTGGCGCCGTGGGACGTGCTGCACTCCGGCGTGATCCGGCACATCCCGATCACGCTCGGGCAGGCGGTCGTGCTGTTCAGCTTCGTCGTGCTGGTCTTCTGGATCCCGCTGCGCGAGAAGCCCGGCCTGGGCACCATCTCCAACGCGCTCGTCGTGGGCATCTCCGCCGACGTGACGCTGGGGACCTTCGATGCCCCCGAGCCGATGGCGGCCCGGATCGCGCTCATGGTGGGCGGCATCGTGCTGTGCGGCCTGGCTACCGCGCTCTACATCGGTGCCCAGCTCGGACGCGGGCCGCGCGACGGGCTGATGACCGGCCTCGCGCGTCGTACCGGGCTCTCGATCCGGCTGGTCCGGACCGGCCTGGAGGTCACCGTCGTGGTGCTCGGACTGCTCCTCGGCGGCACCCTCGGCCTGGGCACCGTGGTGTTCGCGCTGACGATCGGACCGATCACCCAGTGGCTGCTGCCCTGGTTCATCGTCGACCTCCCGGGTACCGCGCAGGTCGGTGGGATCCCTGAGCCGGACCCTGATCTTCCGCGCTGA
- the yczR gene encoding MocR-like transcription factor YczR has translation MVQATSLSASRLASLVEGFDRSPAYAGLADALRELIGDGRIGYGTRLPSERDLTEALGVSRTTVTRAYAVLRESAYAEARQGSGTFTRLPGGRTRALDRALWPSDVGNGVIDLVCAAATAPPGIAAVYAEAAADLPAHLGGHGYFPAGMPDLQAAIAATYDARGLPTAPEQVIVTPGALAATAVVGAALAGPRDKVLVESPTYPNAVRALQAGGGRIAAIPLDPSGWDLDAVAAALGRHTPRLVHVMPDFHNPTGLVLDDDERAAYAGLLRRHGATAVVDEAHQLLALDDSPGHPPFASYTSDAVCVGSASKSVWGGLRMGWIRAPHALVDRLTRARVGLDLGVPVLEQLVLTRLLEGDLDSVVRTQRERLREQRDALAAALTRRLPDWTFRMPAGGMALWCRLPVAAATSLSVEAERHGVLLAPGPSFAPEGGLDRYVRIPYAVAAPLLVEAVDRIADAWAVVGAGGAPATGGAAPVLVA, from the coding sequence ATGGTGCAGGCCACTTCCCTCTCCGCGTCCCGGCTCGCGAGCCTGGTCGAGGGCTTCGACCGCTCCCCCGCCTACGCCGGCCTGGCCGACGCCCTGCGCGAGCTCATCGGCGACGGGCGGATCGGCTACGGCACCCGGCTGCCCAGCGAGCGCGACCTGACCGAGGCGCTCGGGGTCTCGCGCACCACCGTGACCCGGGCGTACGCCGTGCTGCGCGAGTCCGCCTATGCCGAGGCCCGCCAGGGCTCGGGCACGTTCACCCGCCTGCCCGGCGGCCGGACCCGGGCGCTCGACCGCGCGCTGTGGCCCAGCGACGTCGGCAACGGCGTCATCGACCTGGTCTGCGCTGCGGCCACCGCGCCCCCGGGGATCGCCGCCGTCTACGCCGAGGCCGCCGCGGACCTGCCGGCCCACCTGGGCGGGCACGGCTACTTCCCGGCCGGCATGCCCGACCTCCAGGCCGCCATCGCCGCCACGTACGACGCCCGCGGGCTGCCCACCGCCCCCGAGCAGGTCATCGTCACCCCCGGCGCCCTCGCCGCCACCGCCGTCGTCGGGGCCGCGCTCGCCGGGCCACGCGACAAGGTGCTGGTCGAGTCGCCGACCTATCCCAACGCGGTCCGCGCGCTCCAGGCCGGCGGGGGCCGGATCGCGGCGATCCCCCTCGACCCGTCCGGCTGGGACCTCGACGCGGTCGCAGCCGCGCTGGGCCGGCACACGCCGCGGCTCGTGCACGTGATGCCCGACTTCCACAACCCGACCGGCCTGGTGCTCGACGACGACGAGCGCGCGGCGTACGCCGGGCTGCTGCGGCGCCACGGCGCGACCGCGGTCGTCGACGAGGCCCACCAGCTGCTGGCGCTCGACGACTCCCCCGGGCACCCGCCGTTCGCCTCCTACACGAGTGACGCGGTGTGCGTCGGCAGCGCGAGCAAGTCGGTCTGGGGCGGCCTGCGGATGGGCTGGATCCGCGCCCCGCACGCCCTCGTCGACCGGCTCACCCGGGCCCGGGTCGGGCTCGACCTCGGCGTGCCCGTGCTGGAGCAGCTGGTGCTGACCCGGCTGCTCGAGGGTGACCTCGACAGCGTCGTGCGCACCCAGCGCGAGCGGCTGCGCGAGCAGCGCGACGCCCTGGCGGCCGCGCTCACCCGGCGGCTTCCCGACTGGACCTTCCGGATGCCGGCCGGCGGCATGGCGCTGTGGTGCCGGCTCCCCGTCGCCGCGGCGACCTCCCTGTCGGTCGAGGCCGAGCGGCACGGCGTGCTGCTCGCGCCGGGGCCGTCGTTCGCGCCCGAGGGCGGCCTGGACCGCTACGTCCGGATCCCCTACGCCGTCGCCGCTCCCCTGCTCGTCGAGGCCGTCGACCGGATCGCCGACGCGTGGGCCGTGGTCGGCGCGGGCGGTGCCCCCGCGACCGGCGGCGCGGCGCCCGTGCTCGTCGCCTGA
- a CDS encoding fibronectin type III domain-containing protein, with protein sequence MDLLRRARALLLLTALPAGLVALAVPAPAQAAAPGNDNRSDATTMQYGHSYGVTTTEATTEAGEAQPCGVPSGHSVWYRFSPSVSGFYVLDTVGSPLDTVVSVENSTGTTLGCNDDVERGVSGSRLEIAMTSGATYYVRVAGYGNASGNFLMYLLAKAPANDDRAAAANLTFNGSREVGLLQASTEPDEPSAECEAGLHSTVWYRYVPTQAGRLTIGNGNTWAARMRLFDATTSTPQALVCDSYHDGDTGQFGTINQYVRPGRTYLLQVGAPPGVTAERTTIAAGFTPGTQPANDSFATPVRLGGTRGSVAVPAGQLTTEAFEWPLYGGSRTGLHSAWYRWTAPSSGTLRLTVPDGLQTVLVWKDVAYPWLLDGTGLGTRTAAPGGGVVRSVPVTRGTTYRILADWRSPAAFTVSYALDTTATAPAAPARPTVKVRHRTAVVTWRVPADRGATITGYTLTVRGTVAGRKRTIVRQVGPAARRTVLRGLKPGRYRVVVTATNAIGTSPASPSVRFRIR encoded by the coding sequence GTGGACCTCCTTCGCCGCGCCCGCGCGCTCCTGCTCCTCACCGCACTCCCGGCCGGCCTCGTCGCACTCGCCGTCCCGGCCCCGGCCCAGGCCGCGGCGCCCGGCAACGACAACCGCTCCGACGCGACGACCATGCAGTACGGCCACAGCTACGGGGTGACCACCACCGAGGCGACCACCGAGGCCGGGGAGGCGCAGCCGTGCGGGGTCCCGTCGGGGCACTCGGTCTGGTACCGCTTCTCCCCCTCGGTGTCGGGGTTCTACGTCCTCGACACCGTCGGCAGTCCGCTCGACACGGTGGTCTCGGTCGAGAACTCCACCGGCACCACCCTGGGCTGCAACGACGACGTGGAGCGCGGCGTCTCCGGGTCCCGGCTCGAGATCGCGATGACGAGCGGGGCGACCTACTACGTGCGGGTGGCGGGCTACGGCAACGCCTCGGGCAACTTCCTGATGTACCTGCTCGCCAAGGCACCGGCCAACGACGACCGCGCCGCGGCGGCGAACCTCACCTTCAACGGCAGCCGCGAGGTCGGCCTGCTCCAGGCGAGCACCGAACCGGACGAGCCCTCCGCGGAGTGCGAGGCCGGCCTGCACAGCACCGTCTGGTACCGCTACGTGCCCACCCAGGCGGGCCGGCTGACCATCGGCAACGGCAACACCTGGGCCGCCCGGATGCGCCTGTTCGACGCCACCACCAGCACGCCCCAGGCACTCGTGTGCGACAGCTACCACGACGGCGACACCGGTCAGTTCGGCACGATCAACCAGTACGTCCGGCCCGGCCGGACCTACCTGCTCCAGGTCGGCGCGCCGCCCGGCGTCACCGCCGAGCGGACCACGATCGCGGCCGGATTCACCCCGGGCACCCAGCCGGCCAACGACTCCTTCGCGACCCCGGTCCGGCTCGGCGGCACCCGGGGCTCCGTCGCCGTCCCCGCGGGGCAGCTGACCACCGAGGCCTTCGAGTGGCCGCTCTACGGAGGCTCCCGGACCGGCCTGCACTCGGCCTGGTACCGCTGGACCGCGCCGTCGAGCGGGACGCTGCGGCTCACCGTCCCCGACGGCCTCCAGACCGTCCTGGTGTGGAAGGACGTCGCCTATCCCTGGCTGCTCGACGGGACCGGCCTCGGCACGCGCACCGCCGCGCCCGGCGGTGGCGTCGTCCGGTCGGTGCCGGTGACCCGCGGGACGACGTACCGGATCCTCGCCGACTGGCGCAGCCCGGCCGCGTTCACCGTTTCCTACGCCCTCGACACGACGGCCACCGCGCCCGCGGCCCCCGCCCGGCCCACGGTCAAGGTCCGCCACCGCACGGCCGTGGTGACCTGGCGGGTACCGGCCGACCGCGGAGCCACGATCACCGGCTACACGCTGACGGTGCGCGGCACCGTCGCCGGGCGCAAGCGCACGATCGTGCGCCAGGTCGGCCCCGCGGCTCGTCGTACCGTGCTGCGCGGGTTGAAGCCGGGCCGCTACCGGGTCGTCGTCACCGCCACCAACGCGATCGGTACGTCGCCCGCGAGCCCGTCGGTCCGGTTCCGGATCCGCTGA